GGAGACCCTCAACCTTGTCAACACCCAGTGCTTGCCAGATGCGGGGTTCCCACTCGGAGTAACCGGTCTGAAAAGCGTCGGGATCCTGATCATCGCCGAGACCAATGTCTGTAAGCTTGCGTCCACCGAGGAAAGCGATGCGAGCATCAAGGTCCTTAGCGGGCTTGTTGTAGTAGATCTTGTCTTCCTTGCGAGGCCAGTAGTGGCTGTCTCCGAGACCGAAGACGGAGTAGTTGATGGTGGACAGGTCGAGGTCACCAGTGTTCTTCACGTACTCCCACAAGGCACGGCCGTTCTGTGGGAATTCTCCCTGGCCTGCGGTActggtgatgaagacgacgttcTCCTCGGTGGGCAAGTCCTCAAATGGGTAGTCCTCCATGGCCATGACCAAGGTCTTGAGCCCACGGGCACGTCCACGGTTACCCAGTCGCTTGGCCAGTGTCGCGGCGTTGCCACCGTCAGACGCGAAGAGGATAGTCAAAGGAGCACCAAAGAGACCTTCGAGCAGCTTCTCATAGGAGTCCTTggccttgcgcttctggATAGCGCGGACCTCCGTACCGTAAGACTCGGAGAGGACAGAGGAGAACTTGGGCTGGCGGTTCATTAGTTGGGTAAGCTGGTTGTCCCGGCGGAGGAACTCCTCCAACTCGCGCTTGACACGCTCAGAGTCCAGAGCGAACTTAGGCTCGCCCTTGTCCTCGTTGGCGGGGTTCCAGCGATAGAGCGGCCAGTAACCGAGGtcaacagccttcttggTTTCCTGAAGAACAGTGAGGGCGGAGTCGTTCTCCTGGTTGTACGGTAGGTAAGCGACTACGATGGACGGGCCCTTGAACTGCTCAGCCTCTGCCATGGCCTGGAGAACCTGGGTGTAAGAGCTGTAGACAGCAACGGAAGCGACATAAGCGTTGCCAAAGTTCATAGCATAGAGACCGATGTCCTTCTTTCTGCGGGTAGGGTCTGCTGCGGAGCGCTCAGAGTAAGGCTGAGAGTCAATGACGAGCATGTTGACGTCCGCTCCAGAAGCAAGAACGTGGTGAACACCAGAGTTACCAAGATCATAAGCCCAGGCGTCGGAACCAATGAGCCACTGGGATTCACTGTAGAACAGCTTCTtagtctgcagcagctgctttGAAAGCGCAGAGCCGTCGTTGCTGAGACGAGCAATGACATCTGGCGCCAACCTGTTGGCCTTTGTAGCGTCAGTCGCATTCAAAGCCCAGTCGGCAAGCCATTTGGAAACGACGTCAGTTGCAAAGCTGTTGGACTTGGAAGCCGCCTCAACCTCACGGATGAAGCGCTGGCGGTGTTCCTTTCTAGCAATCAGAGAACCGAAACCGTACTCAGGGCTGGCCGCAATGGTGGAAGAAATTCCGGCGTTGTTCGAGCTAAGCTGGTTCGCAAGGTATAACCGCTCACCGAAAAGCTGGTTCAGGATTTTCAGATAGGCGTTCTCAATACGGGGCTGCTCGAGGGGGGTCTGGAGAGTAGGAACGTTGGAACTGCCGATTTCAAGACTCTGGATaggagaaggagagctgAGGTTTTGGATGATTCCACGAAGAGCCTGGACAGCAGTGGAAGGCTCGACGTAGCCGAGTCTGTAGCCCACAATTTGCGGGCTGCGTCCTCCAACAGCGGCCGGAGTcaggctggaaaggaggtCCATGAAGGAAGGGCCCCATCTGGTGGTCTTCCGGACCTGCTCAAGAACCGCGATCTTCTCAATCGAACGGGGAATCGAGTTCGCAATCTCGGCACCAACCCAGGGACGGTACAGACGAGCGGTGATCAATCCGATGTTCGTGAGCTCAGCGGGAACATCCTCCTTGCTGAGAACGTCGACGAAGACGCCGGTAGAGCCAAAGACGAAGATAGCCGACTTGGCATCAGAGGGCCCAGTGTATTCGATGGCGCGATAGTTACGGCCGGTGATTTCAGACAACGCTTTCCATATTTGACTGGCCCAACTGAAGATATCGGTGGCACTGACTGGTCGCACGGAGCCATCCACAGTAGTTGCAGCGGAGCTAGTTGCGCGGCTGTCAACGCTGCTATCACGCTCTGAAGATCCAACCGATGAGTTGGCAACGCTACGGCTGGACGGCGTCTGAGAGGGCTGAGTAGGGGTGGCTGTTTCCTCAACCTGGGCAGCCGTAGAGCTTTCCACGGTCTCATCAGAGACTGTCGCAACACGTCCTGTCTCAGCGTAAAGAGTGTCGACACCATGTCCCTCGGAATGAGAGACAGCGCTTCGGCTCAGGTCCAGAATAGACTTTAGAGTCTGTGCGTCCTCCTGCTCGATGGCGTCGTCGTTTGCCGAGTTTGCGGGGTCGAAGAAGTGAATGACACCCTTGCCCGACTTGCGAGCCAAAGCATGAGCGGTCAACGCAATATCCTGGGCCTCCTGCAATGTCTCAGAGTGCAAGAATGTGAAACCGCATTGCCGGATGGAACTGATGGCGGAGTAGTCTGGGAAAGGGTAGGGTTCCAATGCAACGTGAATGACGACGGGAGAGTTCGCGAGACGGTACAGGTGGGGGATCGAGGTGAGGAGTGTAGACGAGCTGGTAACAGCGGACACTACTTTGCCAGATTGTAGAGGGTGGAAGGCAGAGAGGAAAGGGTCCTCGTTGTATCGGACGGAGACGACCTGCTAGCAAGATTAGAACCCATTAGAACCCAGCGTCCCAGAGTACTGACATCTGGAACTCCTTCCGGCACGACGCTACGGGCACCGGCAGCCTTCAAACTCTTCAGGGTTTTTGTGAACCAAGAATCGGACTGGAGAGACGGCTGGACGGAGAGGACGACCTCGCTGGCCTGGTAGGCGATTCTTGCCACTGGATAGAATTAGCGAATGAATCCAAGCAGATACCACGAGCGACATGAACAGCAATCATGATTCTATGTGTCGAAAATCTGCCACCAGGGGAGTCGTACCGGCCTCTCCAGCGGATGTCACAGGAGCCATATTGGCGATTGCCGCACTGCGGGACGTCACAGACAGTGGGATGGTGTAGAGTCAAATAGATTGGATATCACCGCAAACGGTGACTCCTGGAAAAAAATCAGGTCAATGGGGAAGGAGTGAttgaaaagaaggagaagacaaaaCCGCCGGCGTCTAATGATATTTTTTTATGGCTGGCTGTTTTTTCTCCTCACTGCTCGTCGACTCCAACTTCAGTGTAGTCCGCAGGGACTTTTTGAGTATTTCTCCGCCATCGGGATTTGATCAGCGAATCACTGATTGGTGTGAGATCACGACATCGATGCAAACACCTTTACGTCTTCAAGACAAACATACCTGATTGGGCAAAGTGCGGGGTTCCCGTGACTCGGCCCTGAGCACGCCAGCCGACTGCGGGCAGATAGACGGGTAAAGCACGGCTTTCCCACCGGAAGAATGAAGTTTCGAATTTGGATATTTATTCCGCACAAAGAAATAACGTCCAAATGATGCAATTTAAGATACAAGCTATGTCATGGCCATAACGGACAATGTAGATCCATTCCAACGCCGTACAAAAGAAATCAAACCCGTATCAAGTCATATCCATGTACATGTCCTAGACTCCAGGACCTTGGGGCCCAGAGGGTCCCCAGCAACCGACTTAGGTTGTTATTTGATACTGAGATGTTAGCTCTGCCCAAGGCAAACCCCTATGAATCCCAAACGCCTCCACCTTCCGAGCGCAGTGGGTGTGAATAGCAAACGGCAAATATCTGTCGAAAGCTCTCTTAACACACAACGGATGCCCGACTGATGATCGAGTATGTATATCGTCACGGCATATAAAACCAAAAGCGCATACCAAGTATGCAGTGTAGGTAGCATGAAATTGCTGAAACGCGAGAGTGATGTTTTCTGTCGTCGGCGGCTTCCTATCCAAGCAATTCGTGTCCTCTGGTGAGCGGGAACTGGACGGGATGGGCAATAGTCTACCTAGCCTCATCCCAatcctgcaccttgacaGTCAGCCCTGGGCTTGGGAGCGGATCCCGCGCCGGTTGCTGCAAAGAGGCCGCTTGAACGGCGGCTTGAGAAGGCTTAGGCGGTCCAGTTCCTGATCGCCGCCTTCGCTCCCGTTCAAGGGCGCCTGGAAGTTCGCTACCATGCCCGCTGGGGCGGAATCGATGGCTCATATTCACCCAATCCCCGtttccatcttcctcttctccaagccagTAGTTTCTACCGACGCTAATCATGGCGCGACCCAGCTTCccttg
This sequence is a window from Aspergillus nidulans FGSC A4 chromosome IV. Protein-coding genes within it:
- a CDS encoding sulfite reductase (NADPH) subunit beta (transcript_id=CADANIAT00000713); the encoded protein is MAPVTSAGEAVARIAYQASEVVLSVQPSLQSDSWFTKTLKSLKAAGARSVVPEGVPDVVSVRYNEDPFLSAFHPLQSGKVVSAVTSSSTLLTSIPHLYRLANSPVVIHVALEPYPFPDYSAISSIRQCGFTFLHSETLQEAQDIALTAHALARKSGKGVIHFFDPANSANDDAIEQEDAQTLKSILDLSRSAVSHSEGHGVDTLYAETGRVATVSDETVESSTAAQVEETATPTQPSQTPSSRSVANSSVGSSERDSSVDSRATSSAATTVDGSVRPVSATDIFSWASQIWKALSEITGRNYRAIEYTGPSDAKSAIFVFGSTGVFVDVLSKEDVPAELTNIGLITARLYRPWVGAEIANSIPRSIEKIAVLEQVRKTTRWGPSFMDLLSSLTPAAVGGRSPQIVGYRLGYVEPSTAVQALRGIIQNLSSPSPIQSLEIGSSNVPTLQTPLEQPRIENAYLKILNQLFGERLYLANQLSSNNAGISSTIAASPEYGFGSLIARKEHRQRFIREVEAASKSNSFATDVVSKWLADWALNATDATKANRLAPDVIARLSNDGSALSKQLLQTKKLFYSESQWLIGSDAWAYDLGNSGVHHVLASGADVNMLVIDSQPYSERSAADPTRRKKDIGLYAMNFGNAYVASVAVYSSYTQVLQAMAEAEQFKGPSIVVAYLPYNQENDSALTVLQETKKAVDLGYWPLYRWNPANEDKGEPKFALDSERVKRELEEFLRRDNQLTQLMNRQPKFSSVLSESYGTEVRAIQKRKAKDSYEKLLEGLFGAPLTILFASDGGNAATLAKRLGNRGRARGLKTLVMAMEDYPFEDLPTEENVVFITSTAGQGEFPQNGRALWEYVKNTGDLDLSTINYSVFGLGDSHYWPRKEDKIYYNKPAKDLDARIAFLGGRKLTDIGLGDDQDPDAFQTGYSEWEPRIWQALGVDKVEGLPEEPAPLTNEDIKIQSNYLRGTIAEGLLDESTGAISASDQQLTKFHGTYMQDDRDVRDERKAQGLEPAYSFMIRCRLPGGVATPSQWLQMDAISSAYGNETMKLTTRQTFQFHGVVKRNLRGAMRAINKALMTTIAACGDVNRNVMCSSLPELSYYHREVHAVSKKISDHLLPATTAYHEIWLQDENDKKVQVAGDAVVDQEPLYGPTYLPRKFKITIAIPPHNDTDVYAHDIGLIAIKGADGHLEGFNILAGGGMGTTHNNKKTYPQTGRMFGYVPADQAHIVCEKIMLVQRDYGDRKNRKHARLKYTIDDMGVEAYKEKVEALLPDGLRFAEPRPFKFASNVDTFGWQKDENGLNHFTFFIENGRIEDTADFRMRTGLRELASLDKGEFRLTGNQHLILSNIKDEDLPAIKELMAKYKLDNTSFSGLRLSSSACVAFPTCGLAMAESERYLPVLITKLESTLEEVGLARDSIVMRMTGCPNGCARPWLAEVAFVGKAYGAYNMYLGGGYHGQRLNKLYRSSIKEDEILDIMKPLLKRYALERNTDGEEPERFGDWLIRAGVIKETTDGRNFHEGVAEEEDEE